In the genome of Caldisericaceae bacterium, one region contains:
- a CDS encoding aldehyde ferredoxin oxidoreductase family protein: MLGGYMGKILRVNLTTGKISEEPINEEIARKFIGARGYAAKIIFDEVPPDADPLGSENKLIFATGPLTLTTAPTGGRYDVVTKSPLNGVIAASNSGGFFGPELKKAGYDFLIVEGKSDKPVYLWITDDKVEIRDATHLWGHDTHYTTDTILSELGDKNIKVACIGPAGENLVKFACVINDKARAAGRTGVGAVMGSKMLKAVAAKGSKKVEIKNQEAFREALKVAMDKIKTNGVTSQGLPTYGTMVLNHIIDEHGLYPTNNFQKGTFEKVDNVSGEKLKETYLVRNKACFACPIACGRVTKLPDMEEEIEGPEYETSWAFSADCGIDDLVAVIKANDACNKLGLDTISTGTTIATAMEFYEKGFLKKENLGDAIEPKFGNTETILVYPELIAKRIGIGDELAEGSYNFASKYGHPELSMSVKKQELPAYDPRGAQGHALEYATANRGGCHVRGYLISPEILGIPEKLDPFVVEGKGTWVKIFQDLTAVIDSEGLCLFTSFALGVEDYTNLLAAATGFEYTVEEVMRAGERIWNLEKLWNIKIGMSKKDDYLPPRFMNEPLPDGGSKGQIVHIEELLTDYYKERGWSNEGIPTEEKVKELGL; the protein is encoded by the coding sequence ATGCTTGGTGGTTACATGGGAAAAATCCTCAGAGTAAATCTTACTACGGGCAAAATCTCCGAGGAACCTATTAACGAAGAGATTGCAAGGAAGTTTATTGGTGCAAGAGGTTATGCTGCAAAAATTATTTTTGATGAAGTGCCTCCCGATGCTGATCCTCTTGGAAGTGAAAACAAACTCATTTTTGCAACTGGCCCACTTACCTTAACAACAGCCCCTACTGGAGGACGTTACGATGTTGTAACAAAAAGCCCATTAAATGGTGTAATTGCTGCATCAAATTCTGGTGGATTCTTTGGCCCTGAACTAAAAAAAGCTGGATACGATTTCTTAATTGTCGAAGGAAAATCCGATAAACCTGTGTATCTGTGGATAACAGATGATAAGGTAGAAATAAGAGATGCAACCCATCTTTGGGGACATGATACTCATTACACGACTGACACGATTCTCTCAGAATTAGGAGACAAAAACATTAAAGTTGCATGCATCGGTCCTGCAGGTGAGAATCTTGTAAAATTTGCCTGTGTTATTAACGATAAGGCAAGAGCAGCTGGTAGAACTGGTGTTGGTGCTGTAATGGGTTCAAAGATGCTTAAAGCTGTTGCAGCAAAGGGAAGTAAAAAAGTAGAGATAAAAAATCAAGAAGCTTTTAGAGAAGCTCTAAAGGTAGCTATGGATAAGATTAAAACAAACGGTGTAACATCTCAAGGACTTCCAACTTACGGCACAATGGTTTTGAATCACATCATCGATGAGCATGGACTTTATCCTACAAATAACTTTCAAAAAGGCACTTTTGAGAAAGTTGATAACGTCTCTGGTGAAAAATTAAAAGAGACATACCTTGTGCGTAATAAGGCCTGTTTTGCTTGCCCAATCGCCTGTGGAAGAGTTACTAAACTTCCAGATATGGAAGAGGAAATTGAAGGACCAGAGTATGAAACAAGTTGGGCTTTTAGTGCAGATTGTGGTATTGATGACCTTGTTGCCGTTATAAAAGCAAACGATGCTTGTAATAAATTAGGTCTTGATACTATATCAACAGGGACAACAATTGCCACTGCAATGGAGTTTTATGAAAAAGGATTTTTGAAAAAAGAAAACCTTGGCGATGCTATAGAGCCCAAATTTGGTAATACCGAAACTATACTTGTTTATCCAGAATTAATTGCCAAAAGAATTGGTATAGGTGATGAACTTGCAGAAGGTTCTTACAATTTTGCTTCTAAATACGGTCATCCTGAACTTTCAATGAGTGTAAAAAAGCAAGAATTACCTGCATATGATCCAAGAGGAGCCCAAGGACATGCACTTGAATATGCAACTGCAAACCGTGGTGGTTGCCACGTAAGAGGATATCTGATTTCACCAGAAATTTTGGGTATCCCAGAGAAACTTGACCCATTTGTAGTAGAAGGTAAAGGAACATGGGTAAAGATATTCCAAGATTTAACAGCAGTAATTGATTCAGAAGGATTGTGTCTATTTACTTCGTTTGCTCTTGGAGTAGAAGATTATACAAATCTACTTGCAGCAGCGACTGGCTTTGAATACACAGTTGAAGAAGTTATGAGAGCAGGAGAAAGAATATGGAATTTAGAAAAACTTTGGAATATAAAGATTGGTATGAGTAAAAAGGATGACTATCTACCACCAAGATTTATGAATGAGCCTCTTCCAGATGGCGGATCAAAAGGACAAATTGTTCATATTGAAGAGCTTCTAACTGATTACTATAAAGAAA
- a CDS encoding glycerol-3-phosphate acyltransferase: MLYVFLFLITFFIGSIPFSYLLGKIFFKVDIRDFGKDRNPGPTNSFRAVGFKLGFPSLLFEYLKGVLPLSFIFSKYNLPFIPSVLIAIAPVLGHMFTPFLRFKGGKGVTTTFGIWSALTLWEVPTFLGGIFTLFVFLRKFYKEKITDKMIVVISTILLVVFVSIKYSDLRLTSVAVINSILLLFGQYRDNF; the protein is encoded by the coding sequence ATGTTGTATGTTTTTTTATTTTTAATTACTTTTTTTATAGGTTCAATCCCCTTTTCTTACTTACTTGGTAAGATCTTTTTTAAAGTAGACATAAGGGATTTTGGAAAAGATAGAAACCCAGGGCCAACAAACAGTTTCAGAGCAGTCGGCTTTAAATTAGGTTTTCCTTCGCTTCTCTTTGAATACCTTAAGGGTGTTTTACCTCTTAGTTTTATTTTTAGTAAATACAATCTTCCATTTATTCCGTCAGTTCTTATTGCAATTGCTCCAGTTTTAGGACACATGTTTACTCCTTTTCTTAGATTTAAAGGAGGAAAAGGTGTTACAACAACATTTGGAATATGGTCGGCACTCACTCTCTGGGAAGTGCCAACTTTTTTAGGAGGAATTTTTACTCTTTTCGTATTCTTGAGAAAATTTTATAAAGAGAAGATAACCGACAAGATGATTGTTGTTATTTCAACGATACTGCTTGTAGTTTTTGTAAGTATTAAATACTCCGATCTAAGGCTTACAAGTGTTGCGGTTATAAATTCGATTTTATTACTCTTTGGGCAGTATAGGGATAATTTTTAG
- a CDS encoding glycosyltransferase family 2 protein, translated as MEGIFLFILYQLINTIINTIIIRQPMKVKLDEGKKVSVLVPVRNEEETIEKCLNSLFLQDYKNMEIIVLDDNSSDRTPQILELMNNERLRVIKGNEEPPEGWTGKNWACHRLYLESKGDILIFVDSDTYLNKSAISTMVSEMQNRNLDFISGIPKEETITFGEKITLPFLNFSILSIFPIFLSFLSRHFYFFMFANGQFMMFRIESYKKVNGHQAVKSAVVEDFELAKIARKNGLKVQIFNLSQLVSCRMYTNFRKSFFGLSKSYFPLFGMRLIPSIFVWVWMLIITFAPFYVLLFVDNPQMKIFATLSIMATFLIWFITSVKFRLSRRTPFYYPLICLTNSIIGFASIFLTVAGKSSWKGRVLRRKIRLI; from the coding sequence ATGGAAGGTATTTTTCTTTTTATTCTATACCAACTAATAAATACTATTATTAACACGATTATTATTAGACAGCCAATGAAAGTTAAATTAGATGAAGGTAAAAAAGTATCTGTGCTTGTGCCTGTAAGAAACGAAGAAGAAACAATTGAAAAGTGCTTAAATTCTTTATTTTTACAGGATTATAAAAATATGGAAATAATTGTATTAGATGATAATTCCTCTGATAGAACTCCACAAATACTTGAATTGATGAATAACGAAAGATTAAGAGTCATAAAAGGTAATGAAGAGCCCCCCGAAGGTTGGACAGGTAAAAATTGGGCATGCCATAGACTCTATCTTGAATCTAAGGGAGATATTCTCATTTTTGTTGATTCGGATACTTATCTTAATAAAAGTGCAATCTCTACAATGGTTAGTGAAATGCAAAATAGAAATCTTGACTTTATATCTGGTATCCCAAAAGAAGAAACAATAACCTTTGGAGAAAAAATTACTTTGCCATTTCTAAATTTCAGTATTTTATCAATTTTTCCAATTTTTCTAAGTTTTCTTTCAAGGCACTTTTATTTTTTTATGTTTGCAAATGGTCAGTTCATGATGTTCAGAATAGAATCTTACAAGAAAGTTAACGGCCATCAAGCTGTAAAAAGTGCTGTTGTTGAGGATTTTGAGCTTGCTAAGATTGCAAGAAAAAATGGATTAAAAGTTCAAATATTCAATCTTTCGCAATTGGTTTCATGCAGAATGTATACAAATTTTAGAAAAAGTTTTTTTGGGTTATCTAAAAGTTATTTTCCGCTATTTGGTATGCGACTAATTCCTTCTATTTTTGTTTGGGTATGGATGCTCATAATTACTTTTGCTCCTTTTTATGTGTTATTATTTGTTGATAATCCCCAAATGAAAATTTTTGCAACTCTTTCAATTATGGCAACGTTTTTAATCTGGTTTATAACTTCAGTAAAATTTAGGCTTTCAAGGAGAACACCCTTTTACTACCCGTTGATATGCCTTACTAATTCCATAATAGGCTTTGCTTCCATATTTTTAACGGTAGCAGGTAAATCTTCTTGGAAAGGAAGAGTTCTTAGAAGAAAAATAAGACTAATATAG
- a CDS encoding ZIP family metal transporter, whose translation MEALLKFNPILLALFATIFTWLLTALGSAMVFFFKSINKKVLNPMLGFAAGVMIAASFWSLLKPAIEMAEINNTLPWVPALVGFLSGGAFLLIFDKVIPHLHMGLPTNKAEGIKASWQRSILLVLAITLHNIPEGLAVGVAFGALANTTDIGILINAIALAIGIGIQNFPEGAAVSIPLRREGFLRWRAFNYGQLSGVVEPIAGVIGAYLVLTVTRILPYALSFAAGAMIFVVVEELIPESQTGNDTDLSAVGALLGFAVMMLLDVAL comes from the coding sequence ATGGAAGCATTATTAAAATTTAATCCTATTTTGTTAGCATTGTTTGCTACAATATTTACATGGCTTTTAACAGCCTTAGGCTCAGCAATGGTCTTCTTTTTTAAATCAATTAACAAGAAGGTCCTTAACCCAATGCTTGGTTTTGCAGCAGGAGTTATGATTGCAGCAAGTTTTTGGTCGTTACTAAAACCTGCAATTGAAATGGCGGAAATTAATAACACATTACCTTGGGTGCCCGCGTTGGTGGGCTTTTTATCAGGTGGAGCATTTCTATTAATTTTTGATAAGGTAATACCTCATTTACATATGGGATTACCAACCAATAAGGCAGAAGGTATAAAAGCATCATGGCAAAGAAGCATACTTTTAGTTCTTGCAATTACACTTCATAATATACCCGAAGGTTTAGCCGTTGGTGTTGCTTTTGGAGCGTTAGCAAATACTACTGATATTGGAATACTAATAAACGCTATTGCTTTAGCAATTGGTATAGGGATCCAAAATTTTCCAGAAGGAGCAGCAGTTTCAATACCCTTGCGAAGAGAAGGTTTTTTGAGATGGCGTGCTTTTAACTATGGTCAACTATCTGGGGTGGTAGAGCCTATTGCCGGAGTGATTGGTGCGTATTTAGTACTTACTGTTACACGTATATTACCGTATGCACTTTCTTTTGCAGCAGGTGCAATGATTTTTGTTGTGGTTGAAGAACTCATACCCGAATCTCAAACAGGGAATGATACTGATCTTTCTGCAGTTGGTGCGCTGTTAGGTTTTGCAGTAATGATGTTGTTAGACGTTGCCCTGTAA
- a CDS encoding ABC transporter permease encodes MKVFRIMLMAFDSLRLNRMRTFLSTLGIVVGVASLILITSFGYGAQKKILASINKIGSDEIIITPGKFTDIRRAFSSIGSNITKPLTYEDMVFLKNQIQGTLATPSLTTARTTVKVEGNEISVNVNGVSEDFLKVLGYDLKFGRSFSKTDINAYSNYAILGSKIAEDLFGDEIPLGKSIKLFNTKFYVIGVLTEQGATMFGSIDRNIFIPITKLIAITSTNSLQAIYLKPPSGISKDVFIAVVKTLLIVRHGIENFTIADFAQFANLANTATSILTVALGIIGSIALIVGGIGIMNIMLATVAERTREIGIRKAIGASSKDILLQFLFESVVITFIGGGIGILLGILGARIGNFFSPTAITTTSVVVGFLVSISIGIFFGVYPAIKASKLNPVEALRYE; translated from the coding sequence ATGAAAGTTTTCAGAATAATGTTGATGGCGTTTGATTCACTCCGTTTAAACAGAATGAGGACTTTTCTATCAACTTTGGGTATTGTAGTTGGTGTTGCATCTTTAATCCTTATTACCTCATTCGGATACGGAGCACAAAAGAAAATTCTTGCAAGTATTAATAAGATTGGCTCAGATGAAATCATCATAACACCAGGAAAATTTACAGATATAAGAAGAGCTTTTTCTTCCATTGGAAGTAATATTACAAAGCCGTTAACCTATGAAGACATGGTTTTTCTTAAAAATCAAATCCAAGGAACACTTGCTACCCCTTCATTAACTACAGCAAGGACCACTGTTAAAGTTGAAGGAAACGAAATAAGTGTAAATGTTAATGGAGTAAGTGAGGACTTTTTAAAGGTTTTAGGCTACGATTTAAAGTTCGGAAGAAGTTTCTCTAAAACAGACATTAATGCTTATTCAAACTACGCGATCTTAGGTTCAAAAATCGCAGAAGATTTGTTCGGCGATGAGATACCTTTAGGGAAGAGCATTAAACTATTTAATACAAAGTTTTATGTGATAGGAGTCCTTACAGAACAAGGTGCTACAATGTTTGGAAGTATTGATAGAAATATCTTCATTCCTATCACGAAACTCATTGCAATTACAAGCACTAATTCGCTTCAAGCAATCTATCTAAAACCACCAAGCGGTATAAGTAAAGATGTTTTTATTGCTGTTGTAAAGACACTACTTATAGTAAGACATGGAATTGAAAATTTCACTATTGCCGATTTTGCTCAGTTTGCAAACCTTGCAAATACTGCAACTTCAATTCTTACCGTTGCTCTTGGAATAATAGGTTCAATAGCACTTATTGTTGGTGGAATTGGCATCATGAACATAATGCTTGCAACAGTAGCCGAGAGGACAAGAGAGATCGGTATTAGAAAAGCAATTGGAGCAAGTTCAAAGGATATTCTACTACAATTCTTATTCGAATCAGTTGTTATTACTTTTATTGGAGGAGGTATTGGCATATTACTCGGAATACTTGGCGCAAGGATTGGCAATTTTTTCTCTCCAACTGCTATAACCACAACATCTGTAGTTGTTGGCTTTTTAGTATCTATTTCTATTGGCATTTTCTTTGGGGTCTACCCTGCAATAAAAGCCTCGAAACTCAATCCAGTTGAAGCATTGCGTTATGAGTGA
- a CDS encoding ABC transporter ATP-binding protein, translated as MKSLIKAVDITKNYKLGEVTIPALRGVSLEVNEGELVSIIGPSGSGKSTLMHILGCLDSPSEGKYFLDGEDVSKLSDSELAYIRNKKVGFVFQTFNLLPHLTVLENVLLPVQYGNGNDIRKAKDKAIELLEKFGIVHRLRNRPTQLSGGEMQRVAIARALINNPRILFADEPTGNLDTKTGLEILKIFKQLHKEGVTEIIVTHDLNITKFTERIIKIRDGLIEEEEVNKTVYDFEEEGI; from the coding sequence ATGAAATCTTTAATTAAAGCAGTGGATATTACAAAAAATTATAAACTTGGTGAGGTGACAATACCAGCCTTAAGAGGTGTATCTCTTGAAGTTAACGAAGGAGAGCTTGTTTCAATTATAGGACCATCTGGCTCTGGAAAATCAACATTGATGCATATTTTAGGATGCCTTGATTCACCAAGTGAAGGTAAGTATTTTTTAGATGGAGAGGATGTATCAAAACTATCCGACAGTGAACTTGCCTATATTAGAAACAAAAAAGTTGGCTTTGTATTTCAGACTTTTAATTTACTTCCCCATCTTACTGTGCTTGAAAATGTGCTTTTACCTGTGCAATACGGAAACGGAAACGACATAAGGAAGGCAAAAGATAAAGCAATTGAACTACTTGAGAAATTTGGTATCGTTCATAGGTTAAGAAATAGACCTACTCAACTATCTGGCGGAGAAATGCAAAGAGTTGCAATTGCAAGGGCTCTTATAAATAACCCACGTATTCTTTTTGCAGATGAACCTACAGGTAACCTTGACACGAAAACAGGACTTGAGATTTTAAAAATCTTTAAACAACTCCATAAAGAAGGTGTAACAGAAATAATCGTAACACACGACTTAAATATTACGAAGTTTACGGAGAGAATTATAAAAATTAGAGATGGGCTCATTGAGGAAGAAGAAGTTAACAAGACTGTTTATGATTTTGAGGAGGAAGGTATATGA